The Methanothermobacter sp. genome contains the following window.
GGGACGACCTGGACAAGCTATCATCACTCTTCAGCAGATACTCAATAGAAGCCTCTCCAGAGGAATTCAAAAAAATACAGCGCAAGGAGATACGTCCATTCTACGGTTAGGTGGTTTAAATGGTGCAGATACTCTTAACAGAACCTGAAAAATGTGATGGGTGTAACAAGTGTATGGAGGCCTGTGAGGAGGTCCTCGGAAAAAGTGCCATATTCCTCAACAAGATGGACACAGGATACCATGCAATCGTATGCCAGCAGTGTGTTGATCCTTCATGTGCAAGGGGCTGCTTCAGGGACGCCATCCAGAGGGAAAATGGTGCAGTGAAGATCGAACAGGAGTCATGTGTGGGCTGCAAGCTCTGCATGCTCATGTGCCCAATAGGTGCCATAACCTACACAGAGGACGGGATGGTTAAGTGTGACCAGCAGTGTATGGAAAACCCCGGGGATACACCTGCATGTGTGGCTGCCTGTGAACAGGGGTGCCTGGAGGCACTTGACGTTATGGAGTATGTGAACGACATTCAGAGGGGCTTTGAAATCAAAAAACCAAGTGCAAGCTCAATAACACCCTCCTCACCATCATCAGACCTTGCAGCAGCAACACAGGGGCTCTGTGTATTCTGCGGTACCTGCGAAATCGTCTGTCCCACAGACGCCATAGAGATTGTTGAGGACCATGCCGAGATAGATAAGACCAAGTGTATCATGTGTGGGTCATGTCTTGCAGCATGTCCTGTTCTCCTGCCAACCGGTGCAGGAAGCATATGGGACCCCAGGACAATCGCAGATATCAGGTACACATCCAAGGCAGGTAAATATGTCCTCAGGGGATTCGGTACAGAGAGGAGGCTGCCAAACTTTGATGATATAATAATACTCCCTGCCCAGGCATCAATTCCCCCGGTTGACAAGTACAGGGAGCCCTGCAACACCAGCGTGGTGCTGGGTGACAGGTTCGCAGAGGAGCCACTGGTCCTCCAGACACCTGTACTCATCGCGGGTATGTCCTTCGGTGCCCTCAGCAAGGAGAGCAAACTGGCCATGGCCAAGGGCACATCCCTCGTGGGATCCTGCGCCAACACAGGTGAAGGAGGAATGCTACCCGAGGAAAGGGAACTTGCAGATAACCTCATGGTCCAGTACTCCAGCGGCCGCTTCGGTGTATCCTCAGATTACCTCAACGTGGCAGATGCAATAGAGGTCAAGATAGGTCAGGGCGCAAAGCCTGGAATGGGTGGGCACCTCCTGGCAGAGAAGGTGAGCCCTGAGGTTGCAAAGATCCGTGGAATACCCGAAGGAACAGACGCCCTCAGCCCTGCCCGTTTCCTTGACGCCACAAGGGAGGGTGACCTTGCAAAGCACATAGAACTCCTCAGGGAGGTCACCGACTGGAGGGTGCCGATCGTTGTCAAACTTGGACCTGGAAGGGTCTACGAGGACGTCCAGATCGCCGCCGAGGCCGGTGCAGATGTGATATCAGTTGATGGAATGGAGGGGGGAACCGGTGCTGCACCTGAGGTTGTTATAGAGCATACCGGTGTTCCAACCCTTGCAGCCCTTGTGCAGGCAGTTAACGGCCTCAATGACATCGGACTCAAGGATGAGGTTGACCTCATCATAACCGGTGGTATCAGGAGCGGGGCCGACGTTGCCAAGGCCATGGCAATGGGTGCAGATGCTGTCTACATCGGTACAGGTGCAATGATCGCCATGGGATGCCGTGCCTGCCGCATGTGCTACACCGGTAAGTGCCCTGTTGGTGTGGCAACACAGGACCCTGTCCTCAGGGAAAGGATGGACGTGGACCTTGCAGCCAGAAGGGTTGCCAATTACATAAAGTCCATGACCGAGGAGGCCAAGATGCTGGCACAGCTTGCAGGCCACGACGACATAAGGAAATTCAGCCCTGATGACCTGCGTGCACTGGACACCAATACAGCGGAGATCACTGGACTTAAACTCATAAACCAGTGAGATTCGCTGAAACCTTTCTCCTTTTCAAAATCCCCATCTTTTTCACAATCCCTAAACCACAAAATTCAAGGACCCCCTCTTTTCCCTTGATTATTTTTTCACAATCCCAACCACAAAATTCCAGGAAACTTTCTTTCCGTGAAATTGATAAAGGATTTATCGGTTGAACACTGAATATTTCACATGGACAAAAAAAGCAGAAACATAATACTGGTACTGCTCTTTGCCGGAGTATTCATGGGGGCGCTGGATATAGGAATAATCGGTCCGGCGCTTCCTGCAATCGAGAAGTCATTCCAT
Protein-coding sequences here:
- a CDS encoding glutamate synthase-related protein, which encodes MVQILLTEPEKCDGCNKCMEACEEVLGKSAIFLNKMDTGYHAIVCQQCVDPSCARGCFRDAIQRENGAVKIEQESCVGCKLCMLMCPIGAITYTEDGMVKCDQQCMENPGDTPACVAACEQGCLEALDVMEYVNDIQRGFEIKKPSASSITPSSPSSDLAAATQGLCVFCGTCEIVCPTDAIEIVEDHAEIDKTKCIMCGSCLAACPVLLPTGAGSIWDPRTIADIRYTSKAGKYVLRGFGTERRLPNFDDIIILPAQASIPPVDKYREPCNTSVVLGDRFAEEPLVLQTPVLIAGMSFGALSKESKLAMAKGTSLVGSCANTGEGGMLPEERELADNLMVQYSSGRFGVSSDYLNVADAIEVKIGQGAKPGMGGHLLAEKVSPEVAKIRGIPEGTDALSPARFLDATREGDLAKHIELLREVTDWRVPIVVKLGPGRVYEDVQIAAEAGADVISVDGMEGGTGAAPEVVIEHTGVPTLAALVQAVNGLNDIGLKDEVDLIITGGIRSGADVAKAMAMGADAVYIGTGAMIAMGCRACRMCYTGKCPVGVATQDPVLRERMDVDLAARRVANYIKSMTEEAKMLAQLAGHDDIRKFSPDDLRALDTNTAEITGLKLINQ